The DNA window tttacaaTAAATTAGCTAGAATCTATTCCgttggtattaaagtcggctgataaaccatctaaaaattattttgttacaaAAGAAAAATACAGCGGACGCGGATAAATTCAAGCGAATACGTCCGATGGATTGTAGCTGAGCCCAGCGAACCGGGCATGACACTCTGATACTCTGCATTCATAGTTTTGTCTCATTTAATTTAGCCACCACAGTTGACAAACCCACCGCCCACCGCCCACCGACGGTGCCATGGCCATCCATGATCCATCAGAGCGCGGCGGGGTAGTCGAACGGCAGCGGCGTGACGCTGTCGCTGAGCGGCGCGGCGTGGCGGAACCCGTACGCGCGGAGCACCTGGTCGTCCGCGAACGCCAGCGCGCGGCGGATCCCCTCGGCGCACCGCCTCCGCGTGTACATCCGGTTGGGCGCGCCGCCGCAGGGCTGGCACCCCGTGAAGTGCGTCACGAACGGGCGGCGCCACCCCTTCTGCCCGCCGCCATCGGGCCCGGGGACGCCGTTGCCATCGCGCCGCCTCACGGcctcgcgccgcgccgccgcgtacaggaggtgctcgcgctccgcgtggcggcggcggagccCGAGCCCGGCGCGGGCCGAGCGCTCCACGGCCTCGTACCGCGTCGCGACGCCGTCGAGCCGGTCCACGATCTCCGCCCAGTACCCCTGGAAGTAGTACCCGGACTCGAGGAACGTGGCGTTGGCCCACCGCGCCCGCTCCGGGTGCCTGGACAGCAGGTACACGAGCGCCGACTGGTCGTCCGACTCGTCGTTGGGCTTCCCGTCCAGCTCCTCCCGCAGCGTCTTCCCCCACCGCGCGTACTCCGGCGACGCCGGGCCCATGCGCGCCCACGCGTCCATGAGGTCCAGCGACCACTGGCAGTTGCGGATGAGGAACACGCCCGCGTTCAGCCCCACCCACGACGGCCTCTCCTCCACGTACACCTCCCGCTCCCACCCGTACACCACAAGGTTGTGGCCGTGGCGGTTGTAGCGCGCCAGCGGGAGGGAGAAGTCCATGTCCGTGAACACGGCGTCGGCGTCCACCCACCACACCCACTCGGCGTCCGCGTGCGCCAGCATCGCGGCGCGCACTGCGGGGATCTTGGCCCAGTACGCCACCATGGACGGCTCCAGCAGCGCCGTGTTGTAGAGGAGCTCGATCCCGTGGAGCCGGCAGTAGTCCAGCTTGTTCTTGAGGAACCGCAGCAGCGCGTGGTCGCCGCCGGCGCCCTTGCACGGCTCCGGCTGCGACCCGGTCACCATCACCACCcgccccgccaccgccgccgcgccgtcCAGGCCCCGCGTCCGCAGCCACGCCGCGCGGTTCGCGTCCCAGTCTGTGATGACGCGCCGCCGttgccccgcccccgcccccgcccccacccCCACGGCGTACGACAGCTCCGGGTCGTCGTAGAACGTGCGCGGGCCCTTCCCgacggcggccacggcggcggcggcgtccgagGCGGGGGAGGAAGAGGCGGCACCGGCGTTGGAGGACGACGACGGCACGGGGACGGAGACGATGTTGGGCACGGGCGGCGGCGCGAGCACGGAGGCCGAGGAGAGGAGCACGAGCGCGGACACCACGGAGCCCGCCGCGAACGACAGCCCCTCGCGGACACGCCCCGCGGGGAGCGCCAGGTGGCCGTGCGGCCTCGGCgcgcccccgccgccgctgccgcccttCGGCACGGACTCCGACGCGGCCATGGCGAGGTTCGTTCGCctgtgtgggtgtgggtgtgggtgtggctGAGGAACTGGGAAGTGTGCGGCACAAGGCTAAGCTCGGGTTTCTAGGCGGGGGGGCAAGAAGGCCAACCAAAGGCCAAAGGCGggtggcgcggcgcgggggcCGGGGGTGGCTCTCCTTTTTGACGGGGCGAGACGGAGGAGGGAGTGAGCTGTGAGCAGCGTGATGCGAGAGGAGAGCGAAACGGGGGCCGGGCCGGCCAGGGCGCGGCTGCAGCGGCCGACGAAGCGGTGGCGCTTCCTGCTGGATAAAGCGCGGGCTGCGGATGAATAGGTGATGGATGCACTGATGCTGCGGGTCTGGTACTCTCTCAAGCTGAGGCAGGCAGGCGGCCGGGCGCTATGGCAGCCAGTGTCGGCCGCGGCCGGGCAGGCGGGCACATGCGAGCGCCGTGCCGCGCGGTTAGCGAGGGGACGCCGTGTGAGCTCGTGACGGTGCGGGGCGGCTGGGGCCCCGGATCCGGATCGGGCCTGGGTTTTTCAGAGTTTTTGGGTTTTCGCCGGCGCGGGGTTCGGGATGGACACGGCGCCACGGCCACGTTCGCCCTTTGCCGTCGGCTGACACCGCGCGATTTCTTTTCAGAGACACAGCGCGCGATTTGTGTTCTGCTCCCTCTGTCGTAAATAAAATATTTAATTGACGagtcaaacaattttaacttAAACTTAATACATATAAAACATATTAATAGTTATTATACTAGATAACTATCATTAGATTCATCATATCCTATATCTTTTTAGTAATATTTTTAAGATACAGATAGAAATATGAGtttttataaacttagtcaaagttaTGATATGAAAGATATAATTAACTTATTGCCATTACAAGGACGTGGGTGGCAAAATGATTTGCCACGGGTGAGAGGAATAGATGTGAGAGGGGATAAGTGTTGTCGAGTTCATAAATCCAGGGTCCTTTATGGACCGGTTTCTCAGTAaaggctcggcctagcagacgacgttgcgaacgacgcacaaACTTCTAGGCCGGCCTAAATActtaaacgacaggccagaaggacgatccaatctccaaccgaaaggcctcgctaaggaggaacaatgctcgcttccaactccaacctgcctctctgaccggaaggcctggccaaggaggaacaacgctcgtttCCGaccccggcccgcctctccgaccggggatgcaccgaacccctgcttacagctcttctccgactggcacagtcaaagccgactaggaccaaccgactggggacgctcgctcggtaaggaccaggaaacggacggagcaagtaaggcagggcactcaagtcaaacgCAATACGGAGACTGTACCCTGCACATCTGCAGGACAGTAACCGACATGACATGTCAggagggtgccctgcaaccttctaggcatgctagaactcaagcagtgttgtgggcaccgatatttgccctatagtgttgtgggcgccatcaactcccatatcagacaaacacggtaaggcttccCCACATGCCTCTTGGCATCAACATTGTTGTGGGTGCCGTCAtttaccatacatggtgaatacggaAAAACCTCCCGCATGCATCTGacaacaacagtgttatgggcgcctactaTCATCCTGTACCCGACGGCGCGAGCAACAAGATttggtagcatacgtactctctccctcgcttataaggtcgtccccttcatctaaaaaaggggatgcgctctcttccaatagGAGCGGCCCTCAGTTCACAACTAAAACAACACACACGATCCGAACGACCAAGGATCCCAACGAACAACAGACGTTCGAACACTTAACACATAGCacgagctcccgtcactctcggcccttcagaccagagttcgaccagacctcttgtaccctccatctttctcccttctgtttgtaaccccacaacaaacttcgagcacctgggctcaggaataaagtcaccgaccgactcaaactggacgtagggcgcattgcctgaaccagtataaaccctgtgtcattgagtgctaggccacatccgatcacaacgtacaacaaaactataaatatttacgtgttggtcactttctgcaccgacagttggggccgaccgtggggaagacgctgtacgttcacacttttggtcatcggatggcccactttttcgtcatcttcgccatggcgggctcaagcgatacgactcgctggAGTTTTTCGCACTCctacctgttgggatgtgggttccacccgtctttgagccgtcccaggccttcctcttcggaagcctggacttcgtcgtcgaccggctcggcgtactacacctctgcgaggaggcacttattccggcgcccatcggaggggcgctctccatcggctccgggacacacgacgacttcaacgacgaggcgcccgcgcttcattccgagcaaacgctctgctcaaaccccgctttGGGTAATGTACATGCtcttatttactcgctatttacgatcttccgccgattatccggagggaccacattgtccgcaccgcaaccaccgtacgaccggttcccctacggccttgcgTCCCCCGTGGATGCGTACgcttgggggctccgaaggacgctggcgccgcaccctctcacatctgaattcgtggaaatggcgagctatgctcccaccgcTTTCCACAAGCTCTTGGATAACAAGGCTGAGAGCAacgactccagcatcggcgacgtggcacctagccaccgtccgtcctaggagtgcgctatggcggacactCCGGGATAGCCGCCGGTGGTAGtggagtccttgtagactcacaccccttcggacccTCGTGCGGGGGCCCTCACGCTCGCACAAGAGCACGCCGAGGAGCTACTACAACGACGGCAGAACCAGTCGCCACCTTCGCCGGCGCGCTCGGTGCAGcacattgcgccccatgcgcgAACCCGGTGAGCGGTGCCTGGGGTCGCACCCATAAGGTCCAGCGCGACATCATGGACGAGGGGAACaaccccccacagttcgctcgggcaagccagaacatcgccgctatggcaatgcttctgcgtggcgttcccgagcccatcgacccccaTTAGCGGgcggtccaccggaacctccgggcgctaGTGGAAGCCGcggccgttcaacaggcggaaagctccgcatcgtgactctgactcatggcctctctccccgccaggggagtggggacggactagacgaatcgctccatccgctcaccgctacagccaccaAGCACGGCACAGGAGGCCGCAGCTGCGCCGCGGTtcgacctggcgcctgctccacacccaCTGCTGGTACGCGAACGGCATAGTCCGAACCAAGATGCtcgtagcgtcatcagcaaccggcattaggcccgacatgatgatgacgtccatcgagcgATGGTGAGGGCAGGCGACACGGGCCCCGgtcggaccatcgaggggagcagtgaaatgcgccccaggcatggtcgccggCTAGACGACTAgagtcccagcccggatggcccaggaccacgggcctttggccgacgcatccaAAGAGCGCCATTCCCATAgtgcttccgaccgcccaccaacatcgccaagtacatcGGGGAGACGAACCCAGAtatatggctcgaagatttcCGGCTCACCTGCCGAgctggaggggtggatgatgaccatttcattaTTCAATATCTCtccatctgcatgggggaacttgtttgggcatggcttgaattcctcccgcatgacagcATCAGCGACTAGGCGGACCTTAAGAGGATCTTTgtcagaaatttctaggggacgtatgtccaccttggtaactcctgggacctcaagagctaccagcaggaacctagcgagtccctacgggattacatccgtaggttctcccaacgatgcaactccctccctgatgtcatcgacgcggacgtcatcagcgcattcctctctaggacaacctgcgagtccctgatccacaagcttggctgcctgaagccccataccacccgtgacctgctcgacgtcgccacgaaccacgcctccggcgaggaggtggtcagagcagtcttcaatggaggccgggacaaaggcaaggccaagcgcgaggaccaagacgagggcccctccacgtagagggtcaagaagaataaaaaggatcggcgccgatcggccaacaccgcgttggtcgccgtagctgattgtgtgggcaagcagccccagcaaaTCCTGCCTGACCagttcaacaagctcatggattgcccgtgcaccaaccacgcctaccccgtcaaacacctctacaaggactacaagctcctcaaatgtttcctacgataggccagcgggccaaaagaaggaaatgACAAAGAGGCGATAGCCAAAAAAGGAGGCGCGGTGGGCAAGGACGGGGCCAACTTCCCCaaccccgaggaatgcatcatgatcttcgggggatccgacgccatctgctccaagcgctagcacaaggtatgctatagagaggcatgcgccaccgagatggccgtccctccttccttagctggtcggaatcttcgatcaccttcaatcagagggaccatccctcccacgtcgccagaccaggacgctacccgctcgtcgtcgaccccatcgtccgtaagaagcgcctcaccaaggtgctgatagaCGGAGGCactagcctcaacatcctctacgtcgacactgaaagctctagtttggttttggttaattgatgaaaccctaagtgctaacctagtttatcaaagtgattatgagatatgtagcactactccaagtgatgaagcaatggcgaagatcatgacgatggtgatggcatggtgatgatcaaatgcttgaacttggaaaagaagaaagagaaaaacaaaaggcttaaggcaaaggtataaatagtaggagccattttgttttggtgatcaggacacttagcgagtgtgatcacatttaggttagatagtcgtactattaagaggggtgaaactcgtattgaaatgcggttatcaaagtgccactagatgctctaactcattgcatatgcatctaggatctagtggagtgctaacacccttgaaagtatttgtgaaaatatgctaacacatgtgcacaaggtgatacacttggtggttggcacatttgagcaagggttagaaactttacCGGAGGGTTAGaaatagtccgacggtgccaccggcgccctatacagaaaagataggggttcacagagtgaccggacactggtggtgcagtgaccgaacgctgggtcctgcgtccggtcagtagcagcagtgagcacgcgtctcggtcttgtgaccagacgctggcgcgaagattgaccggacgctggcagggtgcgtccggtcaatgctgatgtacgctgacgtgTGGCGCACATTGGAGActttgagtgaccggacgctgggtgagtccagtcgagcatgatcggacgcgtccggtcgtgattttgcgcgaatggaaccttactggaaacgaccggacgctgaggtgcagcgttcggtcacttcgcagtagcgcgtccggtcatcacttaaccgttgggatcgggcgctcagtatttgaagagaggggacacgtgacgtgcatcgcgcgaccggacgctagggtccagcgTATGGTCAACCTGATCGGAGCAtctggtcggcccgtgttcagtgcagtgagtagcccaatggctctatttcgtgggggcttctatttaagccccatggccggcttaagctcactctcttggccatttgcatttacatagcaaccttgtgagcttagctaaagccctcccactcatctccatcattgtttcatcatcgttgtgagattgggagagaatccaagtgcattgcttgagtgattgcatctagtggcacttggcattcgtgtttcgctgcgggattcacttgttactcttggtggttgccaccacctagatggcttggagcagcaaggatcattgagcggaggttggtgattgcctccggctctgatcatagtgattgtgtggggtcttgtgccttccccgacggagagccaaaatgtaactctagtggattgctcgtgtcattgagttatctcacttatgggtaggttcttgcggtgtccaattgtatggacgaggttcgtgcaacacctcttagccgccgaaccaccaagtgttggtcgacacaacagggactagcgtgccggcaagcacgtgaacctcgggagaaaaattggttgtctcttgccctttggtattctcccgatgattgatttagtatccatcttgtgattggttcactcctctacacggcggtataatcaccctactcactcatttatattcttgcaaactagttgtgacaagctctttagtgtaattagaattgagagcttgctttgttattttaagttcatctagtggagctctttagagtagcaagattgagagctcttagtgagtagtaacattgcaagttgtgtgcttagaaatcattgcaactagaattgttggataggtggcttgcaacccttgtagagctagagcaagtttgcatttcgatatttgtcatactaatcaaattgctctagttgatttgtagatttttaaataggctattcacccccctctagccatattaggacctttcaagtggtatcggagccgtggtcaccgtttgattgaaggcttaacaacctcagtgtcaaattatggctcaagttgtgttcaaccatgtggggggcaaaccaccgttctttgatggcacatgctatgattattggaagagaaagatgaggatgtatcttggttcaatcaatgatcaagtatgggaggtgaccgagaatgactatgctaccattgatcccgatgaccccaccaaccaagacaagaccaacaagcaatgcaatacaatggctctcaacaccatatacaatgtcattgattccaaggtgtttgagcaaatcaaggattgtgaaagagcaaatgaggtgtggaggagattggaggaaacatatgagggcacaccggcggtgaagagtgctaagttgtacattctcaaggataagttgacaagcttcaagatgaaggaagatgagagcattctggaaatgtttcatcggttgcaagtgattgtaaatgacttgaaggccttgggagagaagatcaatgatgatgatgtctctcatcggttcttgatgtgcttacctccaagatttgagatgttgagattgcttatcataagaggaggattgaaggagattacccctaaccaagtactaggtgatgNNNNNNNNNNNNNNNNNNNNNNNNNNNNNNNNNNNNNNNNNNNNNNNNNNNNNNNNNNNNNNNNNNNNNNNNNNNNNNNNNNNNNNNNNNNNNNNNNNNNCAACGGCACCGCCTTCGCCTACGGCCAGACCAGCAGCGGAAGACGTTCACCATGAACGGTTCCGACGCCGACCCCGGCATCATTCCCCGCGCGGTCCGCGATGTCTTCGACACAGTGCGCCAGGTGCGTTGGTTGCTCGATTAACTGCTTCCTGAACAAGATGGTGCGATTGTTAGATTGGTTGCTGCGATTGCTTCTGCTGCGCCGAGTGATTTGTTGGGTTTGGGTCTGTCTGGGTCAGGCCGACGACCGCGAGTTCCTATCCGGGTGTCTTACATGGAGATCTACAACGAGGAGATCAACGACCTCTTGACAATTGAGGGCCAAAAGCTGCGGATTCATGAGAGCTTAGAGGTAAGTACTCCTTTggacatttttttttctttgatttCTGGTAGTTTTTTGTAACAATGAAAAAACTATTGTTGCCTATAGCGTGGAGTCTATGTGGCCGGTTTGCGGGAGGAGATCGTGAACAGCGCAGAGCAAGTGTTTGAGCTGCTCCAGCTTGGAGAAGGCACATTTCTGTCTCTACGTTTTATTTTTCATCAACTGCGAAACTTGTGTAACCGTTTGTCACTACTTCTTTATTGTTTTCAGCGAACAGGCATTTTGGGAGACCACATGAATGTGCGGAGCAGTCGGTCACACACTATTTTCAGAATGGTATAGAATTCCGAATTCCCAGTAGTTCTGTAATTGCAGCTGTTCCAAAACCATTTTCTGTAGCTGAATGGTAGCGATAACTAAATCAAGAATGTTCTGTTTATATTGGTCTCAGGTAATTGAGAGCAGTGGTAAGGACCAGACAGACTGTGGGGATGCTATCCGCGTATCTGTTTTGGTATGTACTGCTCACTCTATACCCAGGTATCATGTATGTAGTAAAAGTAAATCTGTAGAAAATATTGTGACTTACCCTTTTGTTTTACATTTAGAATTTGGTGGACCTTGCTGGGTCTGAAAGAATCTGAAGACAGGGGCAGAAGGGGTACGTTTGAATGAGGGGAAGTATATATAACAAGAGCTTGATGATTCTTGGGAATGTCATCAAGAAGTTGAGTGAGAATGGAAAACAGGTACTGTCTATAGAGTATTGCATAAGTATCTCCCTCATGTGTTTCCCAAACCTATAACTTCCTTTAGGTGGACTGTGCTAAATTTGATGGAAAATCAATCTGGAGACGTACATGTTATTATGGTTATGATTGAGTTGTTATAGGCAAGGATCACCACTGATTGTTCTGTTTTATAAGCCAAGCCCTGGGTCATTCTTGACTATATTTATGTAACCTTTCATCCTCCATAATTAATCCATTAATTCTGTGCCATATTCTCGCTTACAGTATACTTGTTATAATTTTTTAATTGATCCTATTACTGTCTTAGTGCATCGtaatgttagtcgctgaattcttactcttggtagtagcaggattcttactctcatcgagagaggatgacactaagaGTTGGggtaattttctggtttatttctaaATGCCATGctaacctgaggggttggggtacatatttataggctgctagccagccaagcatatgtcaagatgctagtctaagatgctagtctaagatgctgtcctagatgctaagatgctgtcctctaagatgctgtcctctagtctaagatgctgtcatctaagatgctgtcctctagtctagatgctgtcctaaaaacagactatgcagccacaaggaccatgtgaccaGCACAGCTCCACAAAGACTagcccacacatgagacttatcccatcattccccccctaagtcttgtgcgtcgtcctgtgggaaagttgaaccatcccggtcatGGAGAAAAgttcaaggaacttgatcctcccaaggggcttggtgagcaggtccgcaagctggtccttggtgttgatgtagctcgccttgatgctcccttcctccaaacagcctcggatgaagtggtacttcacccggatgtgcttgctgcgttcatgtaacacgggttctttgccagggccagagcggacttgctgtccatcctGAGCTCCACTGCTCTAGTGTCTCTACCGAAGAGATCAccgagcagtcgagcgagccagagcgcctgagtcgaagcggtggagaccgctatgtactcggcctcgcagctggacagggccaccacctgctgcttgaccgactgccagctaacgaggcacttgccgaggaagaagatgatcccgctcgtgctcttgctggtgttgatgtcaccggcgtggtcgctgtcgctgtacccgacgaagtgtgccgccccagggcacctagggtagtagaggccgtgatcgagagtccccgcaacgtagtggatgatcctcttcacagcctgctggtgcttgTCGTCGTcgcgctgcatgaaccgactaacgtagccgacggagaatgccaagttcggccgtgtgtgggcaggtagcgaaggctcccacAAGACGCTGGTACTCGGCGTAgcatccacctcctccgtcgtgctgtcgcggctcagcttcagcctctcctccatcggagtgagagctgggttgcagtcggtgagcccagctagctcaacgacgcgcttggcataggcggtctgtcgaagcgtgatcccggagtcatcctggtgcatctcgattcccaggtagaaggagagaggccccaggtcactcatctgtaaggtggccttcatctcttcctgaATGCCGCCACCCCTCGCCGGGGGACATCCCTTTGccgtgatcaccaagtcgtcgacgtagacacccaccagcagagcatttcctccccactgccccgtcggtagatggccgcctcgtgcgggctttgctcgaagcctaTCCCCTTTAgcatggaatccaacttggcattccacgccctcggcctgccgcaagccatagagggccttgcgcaggcggagcaccttgcctcTTCCTCtcccggggatcgcaaatcccggtggctggtgcacgtagacctcctccttcaagtcgccgttaaggaacgccgacttgatgtccatgtgatgaacacgccagccctcctgggtagctagcgcaaggaggagtcgcacggactccatccgtgccacgggagcaaaggcgtcgtcgaagtcgaccccctcctgctgcacgaaacctcgtgccaccaagcgagccttgtgcttgacgatggcgcccgGCTTCATCCCCTcttagcttgtacacccacttaagggtgatcgcgcggtgaccacgaggaatgtcagcaagctcccaggtgcggttcttctcggccgcatccatctccaactgcatcgcggtgcgccatgccgcgtgtctctcggcctctgcaaacaccgaggctcgccgtcgtcaacacgcaaggtgcaactgtgcCTCCAGGTCATGAGCACCGGTCccgcaccggctggtcgccgagaaggttctccatcgtacggtaccgcaacggctcgccgtcgtggtacgcgtcaaTGCGCTCCTTGTCgtgagagcggagtagcgagctcaaccgggctgtgctcgacacgagctggtgttggagtagacgtgcccggagaggttcCTATCGGTGCTGCTGGAGTgcgtggtggagccggcgaaggactcatcgcagccgagatcctggctggagagcgtggtgctgtcggagtagcaggcgtcggggtcggtggaggctcagggactggggtagacgcgctcccGAGAAGAAGCTGCCTACTCCcctagctccctcgaagtggacgtactcgccagtgaagtcgtcgtacatcgccgagccgtcgtccaccgccttgtcccacgcccatcctcgcccttcgtcgaacacaacatcgcgcgccgtgcgcacacgttgtcttcgggtcgaggatgccgTAGGCCTTCAAGCCCTCCgttagccgatgaacactcccggagtgctcctgtcgtcgagcttgctgatgtggccaagctccttagcAAAcgtgaggcagccgaagacccgcaagtgggagaccgccggcttgcgcccatgccaagcctcgtacggcgtcctatcatcgagcgccttggtaggcgagcggttgaggatgtagacggccgccaccaccacctctccCTAGAAGACAgctggc is part of the Miscanthus floridulus cultivar M001 chromosome 9, ASM1932011v1, whole genome shotgun sequence genome and encodes:
- the LOC136482280 gene encoding probable glycosyltransferase 6, which translates into the protein MAASESVPKGGSGGGGAPRPHGHLALPAGRVREGLSFAAGSVVSALVLLSSASVLAPPPVPNIVSVPVPSSSSNAGAASSSPASDAAAAVAAVGKGPRTFYDDPELSYAVGVGAGAGAGQRRRVITDWDANRAAWLRTRGLDGAAAVAGRVVMVTGSQPEPCKGAGGDHALLRFLKNKLDYCRLHGIELLYNTALLEPSMVAYWAKIPAVRAAMLAHADAEWVWWVDADAVFTDMDFSLPLARYNRHGHNLVVYGWEREVYVEERPSWVGLNAGVFLIRNCQWSLDLMDAWARMGPASPEYARWGKTLREELDGKPNDESDDQSALVYLLSRHPERARWANATFLESGYYFQGYWAEIVDRLDGVATRYEAVERSARAGLGLRRRHAEREHLLYAAARREAVRRRDGNGVPGPDGGGQKGWRRPFVTHFTGCQPCGGAPNRMYTRRRCAEGIRRALAFADDQVLRAYGFRHAAPLSDSVTPLPFDYPAAL